In Papaver somniferum cultivar HN1 chromosome 1, ASM357369v1, whole genome shotgun sequence, a genomic segment contains:
- the LOC113273735 gene encoding heat shock 70 kDa protein 3-like, producing MEANFITISDNQTRMWFPVYEGERTIASKNDLLGKFSLWGIPPAPRGVGKVKICFDLDANGILNVSAMGNQKQITIRNDKGRFSKAEIDRLVQEALLYKSEDDEHRKKVVARNSFEHYTYDMRNTMDSLGEKIESDDKKKIMDAVNDAIQWLDSNELTDVGVTKDKMKVLQNICNPIIAKLNQQGGTDNGSSARASNAAQKFWKIPEILISFHFFRSHFMP from the coding sequence ATGGAAGCAAACTTTATTACCATTTCTGACAATCAAACCCGTATGTGGTTTCCGGTTTATGAGGGGGAGAGAACTATAGCTAGTAAAAATGACTTGTTGGGCAAGTTCAGTTTATGGGGAATTCCTCCTGCACCTCGAGGTGTTGGTAAGGTAAAAATATGTTTTGATTTGGATGCCAATGGTATATTGAATGTATCTGCCATGGGGAaccaaaaacaaattacaatTAGAAATGACAAGGGGAGATTTTCTAAGGCTGAGATTGATAGATTGGTTCAAGAGGCTTTGTTATACAAATCAGAAGATGATGAACACAGGAAGAAGGTGGTGGCAAGGAACTCCTTTGAGCATTACACATACGACATGAGGAACACAATGGATTCTCTTGGAGAAAAGATAGAATCAGATGATAAGAAGAAGATTATGGATGCAGTTAATGACGCCATTCAGTGGTTGGATAGCAATGAACTCACGGATGTAGGCGTTACAAAGGACAAAATGAAGGTATTACAGAATATATGCAACCCTATCATAGCTAAGTTGAACCAACAGGGCGGTACTGATAATGGTTCTTCCGCAAGAGCTAGCAATGCTGCACAAAAATTCTGGAAAATCCCGGAAATCTTGATATCTTTTCATTTCTTCAGATCACATTTTATGCCTTGA